A DNA window from Janibacter sp. A1S7 contains the following coding sequences:
- a CDS encoding heavy metal translocating P-type ATPase, giving the protein MSSTTDAPTPVAANEVELVITGMTCASCANRIERKLNKLDGVSASVNYATEKAKVTYLPDIAPDTLVATVEQAGYGASLPRTQEETKGDDPAVFDETDQLRQRLIISAVLSIPVIAMAMVPALQFTHWQWLSLTLAAPVVVWGAYPFHKAAWTNLRHGATTMDTLVSMGTLAALSWSVYALFFGTAGMPGMTHAFELTVERGDGSGNIYLEAAAGVTTFILAGRYFEQRAKRRSGAALRALLEMGAKEVTVLDADGTTERTIPVDRLAVGMRFVVRPGEKVATDGVIEDGTSAVDTSMLTGESVPVEVGPTNEVVGATVNAGGRLVVRATRVGSDTQLAQMARMVEDAQTGKARVQRLADRISGIFVPIVLVLTLATLTFWIAIGAGLSMAFTAAVAVLIIACPCALGLATPTALMVGTGRGAQLGILIKGPEVLESTRTVDTIVLDKTGTVTTGRMTLREVVAAEGEDEAEVLRRAGALEAASEHPIARAIVTGARARVGDLPQVDGFANVEGLGVQGLIPEGGASTTMVVGRPSLLADWSMPLDAHLQEAMVRAQQDGGTAVAVGWDGQARGIVVVADAIKETSPQAISELRGLGLRPILLTGDNEVVARAVAAEVGIAAEEVFADVMPADKVAVVERLQSQGKVVAMVGDGVNDAAALATADLGLAMGTGTDVAIEASDLTLVRGDLRVAVDAIRLARRTLGTIKGNLFWAFAYNVAAIPLAMAGMLNPMIAGAAMAFSSVFVVSNSLRLRGFRAH; this is encoded by the coding sequence ATGAGTTCCACAACCGACGCACCCACACCCGTCGCGGCGAACGAGGTCGAGCTGGTCATCACCGGGATGACCTGCGCCTCCTGCGCCAACCGCATCGAGCGCAAGCTGAACAAGCTGGACGGCGTGAGCGCCTCCGTCAACTACGCGACCGAGAAGGCGAAGGTCACCTACCTCCCCGACATCGCCCCGGACACCCTCGTCGCCACGGTCGAGCAGGCCGGCTACGGCGCGAGTCTGCCTCGCACGCAGGAGGAGACGAAGGGGGATGACCCGGCGGTCTTCGACGAGACGGACCAGCTGCGCCAGCGGCTGATCATCTCGGCGGTGCTGTCGATCCCGGTCATCGCGATGGCGATGGTCCCGGCGCTGCAGTTCACCCACTGGCAGTGGCTGTCACTGACCCTGGCCGCGCCGGTGGTCGTCTGGGGCGCCTATCCCTTCCACAAGGCCGCCTGGACCAACCTGCGGCACGGCGCGACGACCATGGACACGCTCGTGTCGATGGGTACGCTCGCCGCGCTCTCGTGGTCGGTGTACGCGTTGTTCTTCGGCACCGCGGGCATGCCCGGCATGACCCACGCCTTCGAGCTGACGGTCGAGCGCGGCGACGGTTCCGGCAACATCTACCTCGAGGCCGCAGCCGGGGTGACGACCTTCATCCTCGCCGGGCGCTACTTCGAGCAGCGGGCCAAGCGCCGGTCGGGCGCCGCCCTGCGTGCGCTGCTCGAGATGGGCGCCAAGGAGGTCACCGTCCTCGATGCTGACGGGACCACCGAGCGGACCATCCCCGTCGACCGGCTCGCCGTCGGGATGCGTTTCGTGGTGCGGCCGGGCGAGAAGGTCGCCACCGACGGGGTCATCGAGGACGGCACCTCCGCCGTCGACACCTCGATGCTCACCGGCGAATCGGTGCCGGTCGAAGTGGGACCGACGAACGAGGTCGTCGGCGCGACGGTCAATGCCGGCGGACGCCTGGTCGTGCGAGCCACTCGCGTCGGGAGCGACACGCAGTTGGCGCAGATGGCGCGCATGGTCGAGGACGCGCAGACCGGCAAGGCCCGGGTCCAGCGCCTCGCCGACCGGATCTCGGGGATCTTCGTGCCGATCGTGCTCGTCCTCACGCTCGCGACGTTGACCTTCTGGATCGCGATCGGTGCCGGCCTGTCGATGGCCTTCACCGCGGCGGTCGCCGTGCTGATCATCGCCTGCCCCTGCGCCCTGGGTCTGGCCACGCCGACCGCGCTCATGGTCGGCACGGGCCGCGGCGCCCAGCTGGGGATCCTCATCAAGGGCCCGGAGGTCCTGGAGTCCACTCGCACCGTCGACACGATCGTGCTGGACAAGACCGGCACGGTCACCACCGGCCGGATGACGTTGCGCGAGGTCGTCGCCGCCGAAGGCGAGGACGAGGCGGAGGTGCTGCGCCGTGCGGGTGCGCTCGAGGCCGCGTCGGAGCATCCCATCGCCCGCGCCATCGTCACCGGGGCCCGGGCGCGGGTCGGGGACCTGCCGCAGGTCGATGGCTTCGCCAATGTCGAGGGTCTCGGCGTCCAGGGCCTCATCCCCGAGGGAGGTGCGAGCACGACGATGGTCGTCGGTCGCCCCTCGCTGCTCGCCGACTGGTCGATGCCGCTGGACGCGCACCTGCAGGAGGCGATGGTCCGCGCCCAGCAGGACGGCGGCACTGCCGTCGCCGTCGGCTGGGACGGTCAGGCACGCGGCATCGTGGTCGTCGCCGACGCCATCAAGGAGACATCGCCGCAGGCGATCAGCGAGCTGCGCGGCCTGGGGCTGCGACCGATCCTGCTCACCGGTGACAACGAGGTCGTCGCGCGTGCCGTCGCCGCCGAGGTCGGTATCGCCGCGGAGGAGGTCTTCGCCGACGTCATGCCCGCCGACAAGGTCGCCGTCGTGGAGCGCCTGCAGAGCCAGGGCAAGGTCGTCGCCATGGTCGGTGACGGCGTCAACGACGCTGCCGCCCTGGCCACCGCCGACCTCGGACTGGCCATGGGGACCGGGACCGACGTCGCCATCGAGGCCAGCGACCTGACCCTGGTGCGCGGTGATCTGCGCGTCGCCGTGGACGCGATCCGCCTCGCGCGGCGCACTCTGGGCACGATCAAGGGCAACCTCTTCTGGGCCTTCGCCTACAACGTCGCCGCGATCCCGCTCGCGATGGCCGGGATGCTCAACCCGATGATCGCCGGCGCGGCGATGGCCTTCTCCTCGGTCTTCGTCGTCAGCAACAGCCTGCGGCTGCGGGGTTTCCGTGCCCACTGA
- a CDS encoding glutathione peroxidase, with translation MSIQSTSIARLDGTPGTLRDLTGGGPALLVNVASKCGLTPQYTALEALHEEYSPQGFAVVGLPCNQFGGQEPGTSEEIAEFCSATYGVSFPMSEKIAVNGADRHPLYEALVDTEDESGESGDIRWNFEKFVIDGDGAPLARFSPQVTPDDERVVAAVRAAIG, from the coding sequence ATGAGCATCCAGAGCACATCCATCGCCCGCCTCGACGGCACACCCGGCACGCTGCGCGACCTCACCGGTGGCGGGCCCGCCCTGCTGGTCAACGTCGCCTCGAAGTGCGGCCTGACCCCGCAGTACACCGCCTTGGAGGCGCTGCACGAGGAGTACTCGCCGCAGGGCTTCGCGGTGGTCGGCCTGCCGTGCAACCAGTTCGGCGGTCAGGAGCCCGGCACCTCCGAGGAGATCGCCGAGTTCTGCTCCGCGACGTACGGCGTGAGCTTCCCGATGAGCGAGAAGATCGCGGTCAACGGCGCCGACCGCCACCCTCTCTACGAGGCGCTCGTCGACACCGAGGACGAGAGCGGCGAGAGCGGGGACATCCGGTGGAACTTCGAGAAGTTCGTCATCGACGGCGACGGCGCGCCGCTCGCGCGCTTCAGCCCGCAGGTGACCCCGGACGACGAGCGCGTGGTCGCCGCAGTCCGGGCTGCGATCGGCTGA
- a CDS encoding class F sortase produces MQTKQPGSGRRRAGLVAGGVGLLLAGGGTIAWAASQQVGPPPAPPAATSTTKGETPSASPSTSGGGSGATASESSSSTASPTPSVAEALPAAKPVAVRLPSIDVKSPVHPLGLNAQGGLEVPSGDRYDDVAWYDGSPTPGEVGPAVLEGHVTGSSHNPSVFFELGDTRQGDRIEVDRADGSTATFEVTQVKEYPKADFPQVDVYGATQGPELRVITCGGTYDENARRHQDNIVVFAELVQD; encoded by the coding sequence ATGCAGACGAAGCAGCCCGGCTCCGGTCGGCGACGCGCAGGGCTCGTCGCCGGGGGAGTCGGGCTGCTCCTCGCCGGTGGGGGCACGATCGCCTGGGCAGCGTCCCAGCAGGTCGGGCCCCCGCCGGCCCCTCCGGCGGCAACCAGCACGACGAAGGGGGAGACCCCCTCCGCCAGCCCGAGCACCTCGGGCGGTGGGTCCGGTGCGACGGCGAGCGAATCATCCTCATCGACAGCCTCACCCACGCCCTCGGTCGCCGAGGCGTTGCCGGCCGCGAAGCCGGTGGCCGTGCGGCTGCCGTCCATCGATGTGAAATCACCGGTCCACCCGCTCGGCCTCAACGCCCAGGGCGGACTGGAGGTCCCCTCGGGGGACCGGTACGACGACGTCGCCTGGTACGACGGCTCACCCACACCCGGTGAGGTCGGCCCGGCAGTGCTCGAGGGCCACGTCACCGGCAGCAGTCACAACCCCTCGGTCTTCTTCGAGCTGGGCGACACCCGCCAGGGCGACCGGATCGAGGTCGACCGCGCCGACGGCAGCACCGCGACCTTCGAGGTCACCCAGGTGAAGGAGTACCCCAAGGCCGACTTCCCGCAGGTCGACGTCTACGGCGCCACACAGGGCCCGGAGCTACGGGTCATCACCTGCGGGGGCACCTACGACGAGAACGCCCGGCGACACCAGGACAACATCGTCGTCTTCGCGGAACTCGTGCAGGACTGA
- a CDS encoding CHRD domain-containing protein, which yields MRTTRRIATATALAALVGLPMAAGASAQGQDGHEATANLTQLNDSGASGTAWATVDGNKVDIKLETKGLTADAPHAQHIHIGGQNVCPTNDQEGTGPDGALTTMDAAGQYGAVAVSLTKDPGKTDASAALDVPNFPTGDSYTYSRSITVSDEIAEQIANGDGVVVAHGVDLDGSGEYDGDAKSSLDDSLPLEATAPAACGTLDVAQMAMPEGGVETGGTSTTGIEYPAAIALGTLALGLGGAGLFAARKRTNA from the coding sequence ATGCGAACGACACGACGTATTGCCACCGCAACCGCACTCGCCGCGCTCGTCGGGCTGCCGATGGCCGCTGGCGCCAGCGCCCAGGGCCAGGACGGTCACGAAGCGACCGCCAACCTGACCCAGCTCAACGACTCGGGCGCCTCGGGTACCGCGTGGGCGACCGTCGACGGCAACAAGGTCGACATCAAGCTCGAGACCAAGGGCCTGACGGCCGACGCGCCGCACGCCCAGCACATCCACATCGGCGGTCAGAACGTCTGCCCGACCAACGACCAGGAGGGCACCGGTCCCGACGGCGCTCTGACGACCATGGACGCGGCCGGCCAGTACGGCGCGGTTGCCGTCTCGCTGACCAAGGACCCGGGCAAGACCGACGCGTCGGCCGCCCTGGACGTGCCCAACTTCCCGACCGGGGACAGCTACACGTACTCGCGCTCGATCACGGTCTCCGACGAGATCGCCGAGCAGATCGCCAACGGTGACGGCGTCGTCGTCGCCCACGGTGTGGACCTCGATGGTTCCGGCGAGTACGACGGGGACGCCAAGTCCTCGCTCGACGACAGCCTGCCCCTGGAGGCGACCGCCCCGGCCGCCTGCGGCACGCTCGACGTGGCGCAGATGGCCATGCCCGAGGGTGGCGTCGAGACCGGTGGCACGAGCACCACCGGCATCGAGTACCCGGCCGCTATCGCCCTCGGCACGCTTGCCCTGGGTCTCGGCGGAGCGGGCCTGTTCGCTGCTCGCAAGCGCACGAACGCCTGA
- a CDS encoding DUF5701 family protein: MPADPPASVARLLDLGVPALAGLTADAFVDLAPPAPSPHAVPVVAPSLVPTATLASLLRHTDKPGFVVEDLSDLADFVPIDGDETPQTHLWWITGVERGDEMSNWTPTEALPAIRGRGRVPLTVSEGVSWLLQEPGRLERGRCFMTIGSRKPRAKGGLDPRTPAIWISNGTGRDGRERRNAPKVGWCWANNRHPWLGFASAARRH, from the coding sequence GTGCCAGCAGATCCTCCCGCCTCCGTCGCCCGCTTGCTCGACCTCGGTGTCCCCGCCCTCGCCGGGCTCACCGCCGATGCCTTCGTCGACCTCGCCCCACCCGCGCCGAGCCCACACGCCGTGCCGGTCGTCGCACCATCGCTCGTGCCGACGGCAACCCTGGCGTCGCTGCTGCGTCACACCGACAAGCCGGGATTCGTGGTCGAGGACCTGAGCGACCTCGCCGACTTCGTCCCCATCGACGGCGACGAGACTCCGCAGACCCACCTGTGGTGGATCACCGGCGTCGAGCGCGGCGACGAGATGAGCAACTGGACGCCGACCGAGGCGCTCCCGGCGATCCGCGGCCGCGGCCGTGTCCCGCTGACCGTGAGTGAGGGCGTCAGCTGGCTGCTGCAGGAGCCCGGGCGCCTCGAGCGCGGGCGGTGCTTCATGACGATCGGCTCGCGCAAACCCCGGGCGAAGGGTGGACTGGACCCGCGGACCCCGGCGATCTGGATCAGCAACGGCACCGGGCGGGACGGACGTGAACGCAGGAACGCCCCCAAGGTCGGCTGGTGCTGGGCGAACAATCGGCACCCGTGGCTGGGCTTCGCCTCGGCGGCTCGGCGGCACTGA
- a CDS encoding MerR family transcriptional regulator, which produces MTEIAMPAHTGSVQALTVGQVAETFGVTVRTLHHYDEVGLLPPSERTRAGYRLYTSQDLQRLGTIVVYRRLGFALEEIGELLEADGAEVVDHLRRQRDLVRDRLARMTELVDAIEHALEAEMTDRPATTEDLKALFGDGYNEEYQAQAQQRWGDTDKWRQSQQRTEGMTRAQWARVKAETETFESDLGAAVRAGEPVDGDAAATLAERHRASIERFYDCDHEFQVCLAQMYLSDPRFTQHYEDIEPGAAQWLHDAIVANAERHAG; this is translated from the coding sequence ATGACCGAGATCGCGATGCCGGCGCACACTGGATCCGTGCAGGCGCTCACGGTGGGACAGGTGGCCGAGACCTTCGGCGTGACGGTGCGCACGTTGCACCACTACGACGAGGTCGGGCTGCTGCCGCCCTCCGAGCGCACCCGTGCGGGCTACCGGCTGTACACGTCGCAGGACCTGCAGCGCCTGGGCACGATCGTCGTCTACCGCCGGCTCGGGTTCGCGCTGGAGGAGATCGGCGAGCTGCTCGAGGCGGACGGGGCCGAGGTGGTCGACCACCTGCGGCGGCAGCGCGACCTGGTCAGGGACCGGCTGGCACGGATGACCGAGCTGGTCGACGCGATCGAGCACGCCCTGGAGGCAGAGATGACAGACCGGCCCGCGACGACCGAGGACCTCAAGGCCCTCTTCGGCGACGGATACAACGAGGAGTACCAGGCGCAGGCGCAGCAACGGTGGGGCGACACCGACAAGTGGCGGCAGTCGCAACAGCGGACAGAGGGCATGACCAGGGCCCAGTGGGCGCGGGTCAAGGCCGAGACGGAGACCTTCGAGTCCGACCTGGGGGCAGCGGTCCGTGCCGGCGAGCCCGTCGATGGTGACGCGGCGGCCACCCTCGCCGAACGACACCGCGCGAGCATCGAGCGGTTCTACGACTGCGACCACGAGTTCCAGGTGTGCCTGGCGCAGATGTACCTGTCCGACCCGCGCTTCACCCAGCACTACGAGGACATCGAGCCCGGCGCGGCGCAGTGGCTGCACGACGCGATCGTGGCCAACGCCGAGCGGCACGCCGGCTGA
- a CDS encoding CHRD domain-containing protein: protein MAAGASAQGQDGHELTATLTQLNDSGASGTAWAMVDGNQVHIKVDTQGLLEGSPHAQHIHIGGQGVCPTGDMAGEDGILSTAEGAPAYGGVKVSLTEEPGKTDAGAALDVENFPAGASNNYERTITVDDALAQQIANGDGVVVVHGIDPDGSGEYDGDAKSSLDDSLPLEATAPAACGELEQAQMAMPEGGVETGGTSTAGMEYPGAVALGALALALGGAGFAANRLRTNR, encoded by the coding sequence ATGGCCGCTGGCGCCAGCGCCCAGGGCCAGGACGGTCACGAGCTGACCGCCACCCTGACCCAGCTCAACGACTCGGGCGCCTCCGGCACCGCGTGGGCCATGGTCGACGGCAACCAGGTCCACATCAAGGTCGACACCCAGGGCCTGCTCGAGGGTTCCCCGCACGCGCAGCACATCCACATCGGCGGGCAGGGCGTCTGCCCGACCGGCGACATGGCCGGCGAGGACGGCATCCTCTCCACCGCAGAGGGTGCTCCCGCCTACGGTGGCGTCAAGGTCTCGCTGACCGAGGAGCCCGGCAAGACCGACGCCGGCGCTGCCCTGGACGTGGAGAACTTCCCGGCCGGTGCGAGCAACAACTACGAGCGCACGATCACCGTCGACGACGCGCTCGCGCAGCAGATCGCCAACGGTGACGGCGTCGTCGTCGTCCACGGGATCGACCCGGACGGCTCCGGCGAGTACGACGGGGACGCGAAGTCCTCGCTGGACGACAGCCTGCCGCTGGAGGCGACCGCCCCGGCCGCCTGCGGTGAGCTCGAGCAGGCCCAGATGGCCATGCCCGAGGGTGGCGTCGAGACCGGTGGCACGAGCACGGCCGGCATGGAGTACCCGGGCGCCGTCGCGCTCGGCGCCCTCGCCCTGGCCCTCGGTGGCGCCGGCTTCGCTGCCAACCGTCTGCGCACCAACCGCTGA
- a CDS encoding class F sortase, translating into MSAGLLLAGGGTIAWAASQQVGSPPSPPATTSTTQASGSTAAGSSSTTSAKPSPSPTTAPMDAAEPTAVHIPSIDVESPVHPLGLNAQGGLEVPSGDRYDDVAWYDGSPTPGEVGPAVLEGHVTGSSHNPSVFFELGDTRQGDRIEVDRADGSTATFEVTQVKEYPKADFPQVDVYGATQGPELRVITCGGTYDENARRHQDNIVVFAELVQD; encoded by the coding sequence GTGAGCGCCGGGCTGCTCCTGGCCGGTGGGGGCACGATCGCCTGGGCAGCGTCCCAGCAGGTCGGGTCCCCGCCGTCGCCCCCGGCCACCACCAGCACGACGCAGGCGTCGGGGAGCACGGCCGCAGGCTCGTCCTCGACGACGTCCGCCAAGCCCTCCCCTTCGCCCACGACCGCGCCGATGGACGCCGCCGAACCCACCGCGGTGCACATCCCCTCCATCGACGTCGAGTCACCGGTCCACCCGCTCGGCCTCAACGCCCAGGGCGGACTGGAGGTCCCCTCGGGGGACCGGTACGACGACGTCGCCTGGTACGACGGCTCACCCACACCCGGTGAGGTCGGCCCGGCAGTGCTCGAGGGCCACGTCACCGGCAGCAGTCACAACCCCTCGGTCTTCTTCGAGCTGGGCGACACCCGCCAGGGCGACCGGATCGAGGTCGACCGCGCCGACGGCAGCACCGCGACCTTCGAGGTCACCCAGGTGAAGGAGTACCCCAAGGCCGACTTCCCGCAGGTCGACGTCTACGGCGCCACACAGGGCCCGGAGCTACGGGTCATCACCTGCGGGGGCACCTACGACGAGAACGCCCGGCGACACCAGGACAACATCGTCGTCTTCGCGGAACTCGTGCAGGACTGA
- a CDS encoding HelD family protein yields MATLQREQDEIVRAPSRGALVVQGGPGTGKTVVALHRVAYLLFAYPELARAGVLVLGPSQRFLDYIGSVLPALGETAVVSATCETLLPEVRPGRTESRRVAEVKGRALWQRVLTDLVHSLRPTPGDLTIRWEGEEYVVPEATIARLVRSACAGRSHHAARRIVHAQLVDVVTELVAHRSGELLAAAEEGLEDILTAVDANLARNDDRGVTTGASGAAVDGELSEQEVEALRSRIGVDAPFASVVQQWWPDRDPGGELTALLADEERLAALAPELDAADRRLLADEPAGWAPSDIPLLDALTDLLGDEEQPGRQADVTAARARERRDWVYGHVVVDEAQELSPMEWQMVARRSPGYSITAVGDIDQTEAPHAHTTWEDAVGEVLGERWRQSRLTICYRTPREVMALTREVLAAAGSENDPPRAVRSSGMDPWVREVDEGGLPAATATAAEELAARWTGGTVGVVAPAARVSALREALAAEVPVVSPAGAKGLEWDAVLVVDPDGIIAEPRGHNGLYVALTRCTQELGRVVVAESRG; encoded by the coding sequence GTGGCCACGCTCCAGCGCGAGCAGGACGAGATCGTGCGGGCGCCCTCCCGTGGTGCGCTCGTCGTCCAGGGCGGGCCCGGCACCGGCAAGACCGTCGTCGCCCTGCACCGGGTGGCCTACCTGCTCTTCGCGTATCCGGAGCTCGCCCGCGCGGGGGTGCTCGTGCTCGGGCCCTCGCAGCGATTCCTCGACTACATCGGGTCCGTCCTGCCGGCACTGGGGGAGACCGCGGTGGTCTCGGCGACCTGCGAGACGCTCCTGCCCGAGGTGCGCCCCGGGAGGACGGAGTCCCGTCGGGTGGCCGAGGTCAAGGGCCGGGCGCTGTGGCAGCGGGTGCTGACCGACCTCGTTCACTCGCTGCGACCGACCCCCGGGGACCTGACCATCCGGTGGGAGGGCGAGGAGTACGTCGTCCCGGAGGCGACGATCGCGCGTCTCGTCCGCAGCGCCTGCGCCGGGCGCAGCCACCACGCAGCCCGCCGGATCGTCCACGCCCAGCTCGTCGACGTCGTCACCGAGCTCGTCGCGCACCGGTCGGGTGAGCTGCTCGCCGCGGCCGAGGAGGGCCTGGAGGACATCCTGACGGCGGTCGACGCGAACCTCGCCCGCAACGACGACCGGGGCGTGACCACCGGTGCGTCGGGCGCGGCGGTCGATGGTGAGCTCAGCGAGCAGGAGGTCGAGGCGCTGCGCTCGCGGATCGGGGTGGATGCCCCCTTCGCCTCCGTGGTGCAGCAGTGGTGGCCGGACCGGGACCCGGGTGGGGAGCTGACCGCCCTGCTGGCGGACGAGGAGCGACTGGCCGCGCTGGCCCCCGAGCTCGACGCCGCCGACCGCCGTCTGCTCGCCGATGAACCGGCGGGATGGGCGCCCAGCGACATCCCGCTCCTCGACGCCCTGACCGATCTCCTCGGCGACGAGGAGCAACCGGGCCGGCAGGCGGACGTCACCGCGGCACGCGCCCGGGAGCGTCGCGACTGGGTCTACGGGCACGTCGTCGTCGACGAGGCGCAGGAGCTCTCCCCGATGGAGTGGCAGATGGTGGCCCGCCGCTCACCTGGGTACTCGATCACCGCCGTCGGGGACATCGACCAGACCGAGGCGCCGCACGCGCACACGACGTGGGAGGACGCCGTCGGTGAGGTGCTGGGGGAGCGCTGGCGGCAGTCGCGACTGACGATCTGCTACCGCACTCCTCGCGAGGTGATGGCACTGACCCGGGAGGTCCTCGCCGCCGCCGGGAGCGAGAACGACCCGCCGCGAGCGGTGCGATCCAGCGGGATGGACCCGTGGGTGCGGGAGGTCGACGAAGGGGGCCTGCCCGCCGCCACCGCGACCGCGGCCGAGGAGCTGGCAGCGCGGTGGACCGGCGGCACGGTCGGGGTGGTGGCCCCGGCCGCCCGGGTGTCGGCGCTGCGCGAGGCACTCGCCGCAGAGGTCCCCGTCGTCAGCCCCGCCGGCGCCAAGGGCCTGGAGTGGGATGCGGTCCTCGTCGTCGACCCCGACGGCATCATCGCCGAGCCGCGTGGTCACAACGGGCTGTACGTGGCCCTGACCCGCTGCACGCAGGAGCTGGGACGGGTGGTCGTGGCCGAGTCCCGGGGCTGA
- a CDS encoding phytanoyl-CoA dioxygenase family protein: MTTMSAPFSGRLRRDDCRVADLRELLAHQPDVTPPHADHVEQQVPVYTAATLRETLGTESGATGIEAELAEVLATGAGIFVITGALEHEVVDRVSADLEEIIATEKAAGGEVGDHFAAAGANDRIWNALEKLAVTHPGDFVDYYANDLLALAARAWLGPGYQVTSQVNVVNPGGVGQTVHRDYHLGFTSPQAGERFPRHVHDLSPVLTLQGAVAHCDMPVETGPTLYLPHSQKYSHGYLAYWLEEFQEYFTQHHVQLPLAKGDAVFFNPALFHAAGSNTTTGVRRMANLLQISSAFGRAMEAVDRERVVTAIYPTLLARIAAGDDVGHAVAASAEGYAFPTNLDRDQPVDGMSPPTQADIVREALAEGASPQELADRLDRHAAARRSS, encoded by the coding sequence ATGACGACGATGTCTGCCCCCTTCTCCGGACGGCTACGCCGGGACGACTGCCGTGTCGCGGACCTGCGCGAGCTCCTCGCGCACCAGCCCGACGTGACCCCGCCGCACGCCGACCACGTCGAGCAGCAGGTGCCCGTCTACACCGCGGCCACCCTCCGCGAGACGCTCGGCACCGAGTCCGGCGCGACCGGGATCGAGGCCGAGCTCGCCGAGGTCCTGGCGACCGGCGCAGGCATCTTCGTCATCACCGGCGCGCTGGAGCACGAGGTCGTCGACCGGGTCTCCGCGGATCTCGAGGAGATCATCGCCACGGAGAAGGCGGCCGGTGGTGAGGTCGGTGACCACTTCGCGGCGGCCGGCGCCAACGACCGGATCTGGAACGCCCTGGAGAAGCTCGCCGTCACCCACCCGGGGGACTTCGTCGACTACTACGCCAACGACCTCCTCGCCCTGGCCGCCCGCGCCTGGCTCGGCCCCGGCTACCAGGTCACCAGTCAGGTCAACGTGGTCAACCCCGGCGGCGTCGGCCAGACCGTCCACCGCGACTACCACCTGGGTTTCACCTCGCCGCAGGCCGGCGAGCGCTTCCCGCGGCACGTGCACGACCTCTCTCCCGTGCTCACCCTCCAGGGGGCGGTCGCCCACTGCGACATGCCGGTCGAGACCGGCCCGACCCTCTACCTCCCGCACTCGCAGAAGTACTCGCACGGCTACCTGGCCTACTGGCTCGAGGAGTTCCAGGAGTACTTCACCCAGCACCACGTGCAGCTGCCGCTGGCGAAGGGGGACGCGGTCTTCTTCAACCCCGCCCTCTTCCACGCGGCCGGGTCGAACACGACGACCGGGGTGCGCCGGATGGCGAACCTGCTGCAGATCTCCTCGGCCTTCGGCCGTGCCATGGAGGCGGTCGACCGGGAGCGCGTCGTCACCGCGATCTACCCGACGCTGCTGGCCCGCATCGCTGCCGGCGACGACGTCGGGCACGCGGTCGCCGCGAGCGCGGAGGGGTATGCCTTCCCGACCAACCTCGACCGCGACCAGCCGGTCGACGGGATGTCGCCGCCGACCCAGGCGGACATCGTCCGAGAGGCGCTCGCCGAGGGCGCCTCGCCGCAGGAGCTTGCCGATCGTCTCGACCGCCACGCCGCGGCCCGCCGCAGCAGCTGA
- a CDS encoding SDR family oxidoreductase, which produces MQQLLTDKVVLVVGGTSGVGAGVARAAAREGAHVVVTGRRPEPGQALVDELGERVTSVTGDVSDPTAAKGVVATTIERHGRVDCLVNCAGLTDRGSILDTTPELFDAHVATNLRGPFFTMQAAIADMTGRGAPGTIVNISSISARGGQPYLAPYVAAKAGLAGLTKNVAHAHRFDRIRINALNIGWTQTEGEDATQRRFHGAGDDWVEQANARLPMGKLGQVDEIADAVVFLLSERSGVVTGSVVDWDQQVIGGQD; this is translated from the coding sequence ATGCAGCAGCTCCTCACCGACAAGGTCGTCCTCGTCGTCGGCGGCACCTCCGGTGTCGGCGCCGGCGTCGCCCGCGCCGCCGCCCGCGAGGGGGCGCACGTCGTCGTCACCGGTCGACGCCCCGAGCCCGGGCAGGCGCTCGTCGACGAGCTCGGCGAGCGCGTCACGAGCGTCACCGGCGACGTGTCCGACCCGACCGCCGCGAAGGGGGTCGTCGCCACGACGATCGAGCGGCACGGGCGGGTCGACTGCCTCGTCAACTGCGCCGGGCTGACCGACCGTGGCTCGATCCTGGACACCACGCCGGAGCTCTTCGACGCGCACGTCGCGACGAACCTGCGCGGGCCCTTCTTCACCATGCAGGCCGCGATCGCGGACATGACCGGTCGTGGGGCGCCGGGCACGATCGTCAACATCTCGAGCATCAGCGCGCGGGGCGGCCAGCCGTACCTCGCGCCCTACGTCGCTGCCAAGGCCGGGCTCGCGGGCCTGACGAAGAACGTCGCCCACGCGCACCGCTTCGACCGGATCCGGATCAATGCCCTCAACATCGGGTGGACGCAGACCGAAGGCGAGGACGCCACGCAGCGGCGCTTCCACGGAGCCGGCGACGACTGGGTCGAGCAGGCCAACGCGAGGCTGCCGATGGGCAAGCTCGGCCAGGTCGACGAGATCGCCGACGCGGTCGTCTTCCTGCTCTCGGAGCGCTCGGGGGTGGTCACCGGCTCCGTCGTCGACTGGGACCAGCAGGTCATCGGAGGGCAGGACTGA